The uncultured Ilyobacter sp. nucleotide sequence ACAATAAAACTAATAAAGAGGGCCTTATCAGACATTTTGAAATCATAGCGGAATCTGTAAATATCCCTATTATTCTTTATAATGTTCCAGGAAGAACTGGTATGAATATTCCTGTAGATGTAGTGGCCCATCTAAGTAAAAATGAGAAAATAGTAGGAATAAAAGAGGCCAGCGGAAATATCTCTTATGCTGTTGAAGTTGCCAGATTCTGTAATGAGAATTTTGCAATGTACTCAGGAAATGATGATATAATAGTTCCGATACTTTCTGTAGGAGGTAAGGGTGTAATATCTGTTGTGGCAAATATCCTGCCAAAACAGACTCACGATATTGTTGAGCTGTTTTTAAAGGGAGAAGTTGAAAAATCAAGAGAGCTTCAGCTTTATTTAAAGCCATTTATAGATTCTTTATTTATTGAGACTAATCCTATTCCAATAAAAAAGGCGATGAATCTCACTGGGTATAATGTAGGAGGTCTAAGACTTCCTTTATATGAGATGAGTGAAGGAGCCACTGGAAAATTAATGGAAGAGATGAAAAAAATCGATTTACTAAAGGGGTAGGTGATTATGAATATAGCGGTTTTC carries:
- the dapA gene encoding 4-hydroxy-tetrahydrodipicolinate synthase, coding for MFTGSGVAIITPFKETGEVNFEKLAELIEFHIENKTDSIIITGTTGEASTLSDDEHLAVIKCAVDTVNGRIPVIAGTGSNDTRHGIELSVEAEKLGVDGLLQVTPYYNKTNKEGLIRHFEIIAESVNIPIILYNVPGRTGMNIPVDVVAHLSKNEKIVGIKEASGNISYAVEVARFCNENFAMYSGNDDIIVPILSVGGKGVISVVANILPKQTHDIVELFLKGEVEKSRELQLYLKPFIDSLFIETNPIPIKKAMNLTGYNVGGLRLPLYEMSEGATGKLMEEMKKIDLLKG